CTTCAACTCTTCGGCGGTGACTCCGTTTAGCCAGCACATAGCCATGGCTGCAACGCCATTTTCAATGTTGATACTTACCGGAACTCCCAGCTGAATATCCTTGATAGTCTCAGTAGGAGTAACAAAGTCGAAAAATATTTCACCGTTGCCTATGCGGATGTTCTCTGCGTGGAAATCGCCTTCCTCCTTGGAGTAGGTGTAAACCGTTACACCTTCCTGAACTTTGGGCTGCAAGGAGACTCCTTTCCGGATAATCAGGCTACCGCCCGGTTGAATCAGCGATGTATATTTCTCAAAGCTTTCCAGATAGGCCTCTTCTGTTCCGTAAATATCGAGATGGTCGGGATCGGTTGAGGTAATCACCGACATGTAAGGATGCAGCCAGTGGAAAGAGCGGTCGAACTCGTCGGCTTCAATCACGGTAAATTCACTTTTGTCTGATAAAAGCAGATTGCTTTGGTAGTTTTTGGCAATACCACCTAAAAATGCTGTGCATCCCACTTTCGACTGATACAGAATATGAGCTGTCATTGTTGAAGTGGTTGTTTTACCGTGTGTTCCGGCGGCACACAAACCTTTGCTTGCACGGGTAATGGTACCCAGCACTTGCGCACGTTTCTGAATCTCAAAATTGTTGTCTTTGAAGTACCTCAATTCGGCATGCTCCTCTGGAATAGCCGGAGTGAGGATTACCAGTGTGGATTCCTTGTCAAGACATTCCGTCGGTATAAGTTTGATATCTTCTGTGTAGTGTATATGTGCTCCCTCTTCAATCAGTTTCTCTGTCAGTTCACTGGGGGTACGGTCGTATCCGGCCACGTATTTCCCTTTGGATAAGAAATAGCGTACCAAAGCACTCATGCCTATTCCTCCGGCACCAATAAAGTAAACCGATTTTATTTGATTAATTTCCATTTTTCTTTCTGTATTCGTTTGCCAACTTATAAACT
The Bacteroides sedimenti genome window above contains:
- the murC gene encoding UDP-N-acetylmuramate--L-alanine ligase; amino-acid sequence: MEINQIKSVYFIGAGGIGMSALVRYFLSKGKYVAGYDRTPSELTEKLIEEGAHIHYTEDIKLIPTECLDKESTLVILTPAIPEEHAELRYFKDNNFEIQKRAQVLGTITRASKGLCAAGTHGKTTTSTMTAHILYQSKVGCTAFLGGIAKNYQSNLLLSDKSEFTVIEADEFDRSFHWLHPYMSVITSTDPDHLDIYGTEEAYLESFEKYTSLIQPGGSLIIRKGVSLQPKVQEGVTVYTYSKEEGDFHAENIRIGNGEIFFDFVTPTETIKDIQLGVPVSINIENGVAAMAMCWLNGVTAEELKSGMASFRGVDRRFDFKIKNDKLVFLSDYAHHPSEIKQSVTSIRDLYQDKKITGVFQPHLYSRTNDFYKEFAESLSLLDEVILLDIYPARELPIPGVTSKLIYDNLREGMEKCMCPKEQLLEVLKDKQIEVLITLGAGDIDNYVGDIQKMLENR